From the genome of Vicinamibacteria bacterium:
TCACGGGTCCCGCCACGGCACTGAGCACTAGAGCGAACACCAGCATTCTTCCATGAGCTACGAGAAACGCCTCGACAGCGGTATCGTCGTTTGCTCCACCCTCCCGCGGCACGCGCGTGCTCTCGAGAGGCTCCAGCTTCTCGTCTTTCCAACTCTGGACGACTCGGAACGTTTCAAGGAAGCTCATTATCGCAAGCACGTCGAGATTTTTCCCGAGGGGCAGTTCGTGGCCCTCGATGGA
Proteins encoded in this window:
- a CDS encoding GNAT family N-acetyltransferase gives rise to the protein MSYEKRLDSGIVVCSTLPRHARALERLQLLVFPTLDDSERFKEAHYRKHVEIFPEGQFVALDG